The following are encoded together in the Triticum dicoccoides isolate Atlit2015 ecotype Zavitan chromosome 6B, WEW_v2.0, whole genome shotgun sequence genome:
- the LOC119324434 gene encoding GATA transcription factor 6-like: MTHQTLISSAPAAAAFSSAPHLLHASLPTLSPSYSSAAASAMSSSFAHHHGSLQAERMSALRSSLRPCEAAEEVAAAVVAGPAPWGAGLLGDGFSVEELLDLEELCEVDKEGGFLCETAPAAEEDEKCSDSHGSSAVSYELMPLIPPEMDLPAHDAEELEWVSRIMDDSQAELPPPPQLPAPAAWPPQHRQPQESTVPAVDPMRTPTICALSTEALVPVRSKKRSKRSRGTTVWSLSGASISDSASSSATSSSCSSSASLSSFFLMDSPTFNLLDEPPRTKSKSKKSKHKAKKRGRKPKSHLPPQLSGGAASPPGQGDRRCSHCGVQKTPQWRAGPEGAKTLCNACGVRFKSGRLLPEYRPACSPTFVGNVHSNSHRKVLEMRRKKDPVPVVMEAAAAPAVASF; encoded by the exons ATGACCCACCAGACACTCATCTCTtccgcccctgctgccgctgcctttTCCTCTGCTCCTCAcctcctccacgcctccctccctaCCCTTTCCCCCTCCTACTCCTCTGCAGCCGCCTCCGCCATGTCGTCGTCGTTCGCGCACCACCACGGCTCCCTGCAG GCGGAGAGGATGTCCGCGCTGAGGAGTAGCCTCAGGCCGTGCGAGGCAGCCGAGGAGGTGGCGGCCGCCGTGGTCGCTGGGCCGGCGCCGTGGGGAGCCGGGCTGCTGGGTGACGGCTTCTCGGTGGAGGAGCTCCTAGACCTTGAGGAGCTCTGCGAGGTGGACAAGGAAGGCGGCTTCCTCTGCGAGACGGCGCCGGCCGCCGAGGAGGACGAAAAGTGCAGTGACTCCCacgggtcgtcggcggtctcctacGAGCTCATGCCGCTTATTCCGCCGGAGATGGACCTGCCG GCCCACGACGCGGAGGAACTGGAGTGGGTGTCGCGTATCATGGACGACTCGCAAGCagagctcccgccgccgccgcagctcccaGCGCCAGCGGCGTGGCCACCGCAGCACCGCCAGCCGCAGGAAAGCACCGTGCCGGCCGTGGACCCTATGCGGACCCCGACCATATGCGCGCTTTCCACGGAAGCGCTGGTGCCGGTGAGGTCCAAGAAGCGCAGCAAGCGCTCGCGCGGCACCACCGTATGGTCGCTCTCCGGCGCGTCCATATCCGACTCGGCGTCGTCgtccgccaccagctcctcctgctccTCGTCGGCCTCCCTGTCGTCCTTCTTCCTGATGGACTCCCCCACCTTCAACCTCCTGGACGAACCGCCACgcaccaagagcaagagcaagaagtcGAAGCACAAGGCCAAGAAGCGCGGGCGCAAGCCAAAGAGCCACCTCCCGCCGCAGCTGTCGGGCGGCGCCGCCTCCCCGCCCGGGCAGGGCGACCGGCGCTGCAGCCACTGCGGCGTGCAGAAGACGCCCCAGTGGCGCGCGGGGCCAGAGGGCGCCAAGACGCTGTGCAACGCCTGCGGCGTCCGCTTCAAGTCGGGGCGGCTCCTCCCGGAGTACCGGCCGGCGTGCAGCCCCACGTTCGTGGGCAACGTGCACTCCAACTCCCACCGCAAGGTGCTGGAGATGCGCCGCAAGAAGGACCCCGTCCCCGTCGTCATGGAGGCCGCAGCCGCGCCGGCCGTGGCCTCGTTCTAG